The Desulfosoma sp. genome has a segment encoding these proteins:
- a CDS encoding MFS transporter encodes MEDVHWQRTLWIMFVAQLISAVGFSVIFPFLPLYVQQLPSSWHLEAKLLAGLVFSSQALTMMIASPIWGSLGDRFGRKLMVKRSLFGGALVLAAMAYVRTAEELVALRAFQGLVTGVISSANALVAAAVPRHRMGYAMGVMQLGLTAGIAVGPLLGGILADTVGYRVAFLITGALLAMAGVLVTVGVREVFQAPEGDKPRGFSSGLWKSWQSVFQHPGVGMAYGLRFFAYLGRMMIVPIAPFFIQTLLGPEASVNTFTGLVFAVVAFTGALSAVLWGRLGDRIGHERVLVMCALLSGIAYVPQSFVQEAWQLLALQAVCGLAMGGTLPSTSALLAAYTTPGEEGAVYGLDSSVVSGSRAVAPLIGAAVAQGFGLRATFTATGILFFLMALLALRALPSLRYRCSSKASLGSDMGEAD; translated from the coding sequence GTGGAAGACGTCCACTGGCAGCGCACCTTGTGGATCATGTTCGTGGCTCAACTGATTTCGGCGGTTGGATTTTCCGTCATTTTTCCATTTCTTCCTTTGTATGTGCAGCAGCTTCCTTCTTCTTGGCACTTGGAAGCCAAGCTCTTAGCCGGCCTTGTTTTTTCCTCCCAGGCTCTCACCATGATGATTGCCTCACCCATCTGGGGTAGTTTGGGGGATCGTTTTGGACGAAAGCTCATGGTGAAGCGGTCCCTATTTGGAGGGGCCTTGGTTCTGGCGGCCATGGCTTATGTGCGTACTGCGGAAGAGTTGGTCGCGCTTCGTGCTTTCCAAGGTCTGGTAACCGGCGTCATTTCCTCGGCCAATGCGTTGGTGGCAGCTGCGGTTCCGAGGCATCGCATGGGCTATGCCATGGGCGTTATGCAACTGGGCCTTACAGCAGGGATCGCCGTAGGGCCTTTGCTTGGTGGCATTTTGGCCGACACGGTGGGCTATCGTGTCGCTTTTCTGATCACGGGAGCCCTGTTGGCCATGGCGGGCGTCCTGGTGACGGTGGGCGTGCGTGAAGTTTTTCAAGCTCCGGAAGGGGACAAGCCCCGTGGTTTTTCCTCAGGCTTGTGGAAATCTTGGCAAAGCGTGTTTCAGCATCCTGGGGTGGGCATGGCTTATGGACTACGCTTTTTCGCCTATCTTGGGCGCATGATGATTGTCCCCATTGCCCCTTTTTTCATTCAGACCCTTCTTGGACCCGAAGCTTCGGTCAACACCTTTACCGGGCTTGTCTTTGCCGTGGTGGCTTTTACGGGCGCCCTTTCCGCTGTGTTGTGGGGAAGACTTGGCGACAGGATCGGTCATGAGCGTGTTTTGGTCATGTGTGCTCTTCTGAGCGGGATAGCTTATGTGCCGCAAAGCTTCGTTCAGGAAGCCTGGCAACTGCTGGCCCTTCAAGCTGTGTGTGGGTTGGCCATGGGTGGCACACTGCCTTCCACCAGCGCTCTTCTTGCAGCCTATACGACCCCGGGAGAAGAGGGGGCCGTGTACGGCTTGGACAGTTCTGTGGTGTCTGGTTCCCGCGCGGTGGCCCCGTTGATTGGTGCGGCTGTTGCCCAGGGGTTCGGACTTCGAGCGACTTTTACCGCCACGGGGATTCTCTTTTTCCTAATGGCTCTGTTGGCCCTTCGAGCCCTTCCATCTTTACGTTACCGTTGTTCTTCCAAAGCTTCGCTTGGAAGTGACATGGGAGAGGCTGATTAA
- a CDS encoding IscA/HesB family protein, producing MVHMTPKAEEVLKEYFQGKEVHPIRIFLQQGGUSGPSLAMVLDEPTNSDAVFMINGFTLVVNRNLLELTKSITIDFVDHGMISGFRVLPEVSIGGGSCGTSCGGSCG from the coding sequence ATGGTTCACATGACCCCAAAAGCGGAAGAGGTCCTCAAGGAGTACTTCCAGGGCAAGGAAGTTCATCCCATTCGAATATTTTTGCAGCAAGGCGGGTGAAGCGGTCCGTCACTGGCAATGGTTCTGGATGAACCTACGAACTCGGACGCAGTCTTCATGATCAATGGTTTCACTTTGGTTGTAAACCGTAATTTGCTGGAACTCACAAAGTCAATTACCATCGATTTTGTGGATCACGGCATGATTTCCGGGTTCCGTGTCCTGCCTGAAGTCTCCATCGGGGGCGGTTCTTGCGGAACTTCGTGTGGAGGTTCGTGCGGCTGA
- a CDS encoding AarF/UbiB family protein, whose translation MDFKTIMHLGRFKDIAVILFRYGFDDVLNRLGFPTRRLPGSRHSLDPETSTFERIRRALEDLGPTFVKFGQMMSLRPDLLPYPLIQELRKLREDVAPVPFSQIRTVVEKSLGKPLKEVFSQFEEEPLASASMAQVHRAVLAPSGHPAAVKVQRPAIAQIIKKDLYILEIVAHEIHERLEDFRVYELPHLARELRRTMMRELDFTLEARNIRIFRTNFHGFEHCFAPRVFDSYVSRHVLTMELIEGRRLSEVMVEAESEEKFQLARLGLKAMVKQILEDGFFHADPHPGNILVTETGAICLLDWGMVGRLSREMRYEIIDLIHAIVEKDSDRVLEIVLEFARGGPSAQDRVLIHREILDLLDAYHGIPLEQIDLGSLLMEIATLLRDYKLHLPSDLAMMIRALITAEGTARELAPNLNAVEEAEDLVKRLSMERWKIQELLRNFRRSLRHLGQMQKEVPPRILQILDKMQRGEFNVRFQHENLGDLRRTLDSMSNRLTLGLIIAAMIIGSSMIITTGVEPYLFGYPALGIVGYIVSGLLGLWLISTIIRSRRF comes from the coding sequence GTGGATTTTAAAACAATCATGCACCTGGGGCGATTCAAAGACATCGCCGTGATCCTTTTTCGATATGGTTTTGACGATGTCTTGAACCGCTTGGGGTTTCCCACCCGCCGTCTTCCGGGTAGTCGCCATTCCCTGGACCCAGAAACGAGCACGTTTGAGAGAATCCGCCGGGCTTTGGAAGACTTGGGTCCGACCTTTGTCAAATTCGGCCAGATGATGAGTCTCCGGCCGGATCTTCTCCCGTACCCTCTTATTCAAGAATTGAGAAAGCTTCGAGAAGACGTCGCACCGGTGCCCTTTTCTCAAATCCGCACCGTCGTCGAAAAATCCCTGGGAAAGCCTCTGAAGGAAGTTTTCTCCCAGTTTGAGGAGGAACCTTTGGCCTCGGCGTCCATGGCTCAAGTCCATCGGGCCGTGCTGGCTCCATCGGGACACCCTGCAGCCGTTAAAGTGCAGCGTCCTGCCATCGCTCAAATCATCAAAAAAGATCTTTATATTTTGGAAATCGTTGCGCACGAAATTCACGAGAGACTGGAAGATTTTCGTGTCTATGAACTTCCTCATCTGGCAAGAGAACTTCGGCGCACTATGATGCGCGAGTTGGACTTCACGCTTGAAGCAAGAAATATACGAATTTTTCGAACCAATTTTCATGGCTTTGAGCACTGTTTTGCGCCTCGGGTTTTCGATTCCTACGTCAGCCGGCATGTGCTCACCATGGAACTCATCGAAGGTCGACGACTCTCGGAAGTCATGGTCGAGGCCGAATCAGAAGAGAAATTTCAATTGGCCCGGCTTGGCTTGAAGGCCATGGTCAAGCAAATTCTCGAAGACGGTTTTTTCCATGCCGATCCACATCCGGGAAACATTTTGGTCACGGAGACGGGAGCCATCTGCCTGCTGGATTGGGGTATGGTGGGTCGCCTAAGTCGTGAGATGCGCTATGAGATTATTGACCTCATTCATGCTATTGTGGAAAAGGACAGCGACAGAGTCTTGGAAATTGTTCTGGAATTTGCCCGCGGTGGACCCAGTGCTCAAGACCGTGTCCTCATTCACCGTGAAATTCTGGACCTCCTGGACGCCTACCACGGGATTCCTTTGGAACAAATCGATCTGGGATCCCTTCTTATGGAGATCGCAACGCTGCTTCGGGACTACAAGCTGCATTTGCCATCGGATCTCGCCATGATGATTCGAGCCCTTATCACCGCTGAAGGGACAGCGAGAGAATTGGCGCCGAATCTCAACGCGGTTGAGGAAGCCGAGGATTTGGTGAAGCGCTTGTCCATGGAGCGATGGAAAATTCAAGAACTGTTGCGAAATTTTCGGCGCAGTTTGCGCCACTTAGGTCAAATGCAAAAGGAGGTGCCGCCTCGAATCTTACAGATTCTGGACAAGATGCAACGAGGGGAATTCAATGTTCGATTTCAGCACGAAAACCTGGGCGATCTCAGACGCACTCTCGACAGCATGTCCAATCGGCTGACCTTGGGGCTCATTATCGCAGCCATGATCATTGGATCTTCCATGATCATTACAACCGGCGTTGAACCGTATCTGTTCGGATACCCGGCTTTGGGTATTGTAGGCTACATTGTCTCGGGGCTGTTGGGCCTCTGGCTGATTAGCACCATTATTCGTTCCCGCCGTTTTTAA
- a CDS encoding phasin family protein: protein MLELIRKGLLASLGAVVMTKERVEKATKTLVEEGKLSREEADNLAEELIRSGERQWEEIQQSLSENIKKAVERVDVARRSEVEGIKDRLENLEKRVSMLEERLSKG from the coding sequence ATGTTGGAGCTCATCAGAAAAGGGCTTCTAGCGAGTCTGGGCGCTGTGGTGATGACCAAGGAGCGGGTGGAAAAAGCCACCAAAACCCTGGTTGAAGAGGGAAAGCTTTCTCGAGAGGAAGCCGACAATCTGGCAGAGGAGCTCATTCGCAGTGGGGAGCGACAATGGGAAGAGATTCAGCAATCGCTCAGTGAAAACATTAAAAAAGCTGTGGAGCGCGTGGATGTGGCACGACGCAGCGAGGTGGAAGGGATCAAAGATCGACTGGAAAACCTTGAAAAGCGGGTCTCCATGCTGGAAGAACGTTTGAGCAAGGGCTAA
- a CDS encoding radical SAM protein, with the protein MSWKQRHRAQLRLSKEKTIISRNPGGFLHIALAFPNTYHVGMSNLGFQTVYRLFNQIPQVTCERVFYPDPEVVSEFRSGREHLVSMESARPLTDFHLIAFSISFENDYPAVLEMLLWAGLSVRSADRQERDPLVAAGGVAVLLNPEPLANFMDFFFIGEAEGLAETFVHTWSEAAGIRTSRQELLEHFSEQCSGIYVPRLYKPIYAATGVLQDIEPRGKAPLKVSAAKADPRSGKPAHSVIVTQETEFSDTALIEIGRGCGRGCRFCAAGFIYRPPRFHSPEVITSIVQEWMPYTSRIGLVSPAVSDYPDMNLLCRQLVAWGLQVHFSSLRADRVSSDLLMALGENTLKAVAIAPEAGSQRLRTVIGKNLTDEDVLMAAERLTDCGVQHLKLYFMIGLPSETRDDLAAVVDLVKKVKHRVLEQGRGRKKVGIITLSVHSFVPKPFTPLQWAPFEGVGGLRGKAKWLQQALGKVANVRVHFDMPKWAYVQALLSRGDRRVGDLLEKVVVKNISWSQVARESVLNPDFWVMRERELDERFPWEIVDHGIRRSFLRSQYEKALQAHPSEPCAQEPSCRSCGVCGSISAKA; encoded by the coding sequence ATGAGTTGGAAACAAAGACATCGAGCTCAGCTTCGCTTATCCAAAGAGAAAACCATCATCTCCCGAAATCCGGGAGGCTTCCTTCATATCGCCCTTGCCTTTCCCAACACCTACCATGTGGGTATGTCCAACCTGGGTTTTCAGACCGTGTACCGTCTTTTTAACCAAATACCTCAGGTGACATGCGAAAGGGTTTTTTATCCGGACCCTGAAGTGGTTTCAGAGTTTCGCTCAGGCAGAGAACATCTGGTGTCCATGGAATCCGCTCGTCCCCTGACGGATTTTCACCTCATTGCCTTCTCCATCTCTTTTGAAAACGATTATCCAGCCGTGCTCGAGATGCTTCTCTGGGCAGGGCTTTCCGTTCGAAGTGCCGATCGACAGGAACGAGACCCTTTGGTTGCGGCGGGAGGGGTCGCCGTTCTTTTGAATCCTGAACCTCTGGCGAACTTCATGGATTTTTTCTTCATCGGTGAAGCCGAAGGCCTTGCGGAGACTTTCGTGCACACCTGGAGCGAAGCCGCTGGAATCAGGACGTCGCGCCAGGAGTTATTGGAGCATTTTTCGGAGCAATGTTCCGGTATTTATGTGCCTCGGCTTTACAAGCCCATTTATGCTGCAACCGGGGTTTTGCAGGACATAGAGCCACGAGGAAAGGCCCCTTTAAAAGTTTCAGCTGCCAAGGCAGATCCACGTTCCGGCAAGCCTGCCCATTCTGTTATCGTCACTCAAGAAACAGAATTTTCCGACACGGCGTTGATCGAGATCGGTCGCGGATGTGGGAGAGGGTGTCGTTTTTGTGCCGCTGGGTTTATCTATAGACCTCCCCGGTTTCACTCGCCCGAAGTCATCACTTCCATCGTGCAAGAGTGGATGCCTTACACATCCCGCATCGGTCTCGTCAGTCCGGCTGTATCCGATTATCCGGATATGAATCTTCTCTGCCGCCAGCTTGTGGCATGGGGACTTCAGGTACATTTTTCCTCACTTCGAGCGGACAGGGTATCTTCAGACCTGTTAATGGCTTTGGGAGAGAACACCTTAAAGGCAGTGGCCATCGCGCCCGAAGCGGGTTCCCAAAGGCTGCGCACCGTCATCGGCAAAAACCTCACGGACGAGGATGTGCTTATGGCGGCTGAGCGTCTTACGGACTGTGGTGTTCAACACCTGAAACTTTATTTTATGATCGGATTACCTTCGGAAACTCGGGACGATTTGGCGGCTGTGGTGGATTTGGTCAAAAAAGTCAAGCATCGCGTGCTCGAGCAGGGTCGAGGTCGAAAAAAGGTGGGGATTATCACTTTGAGTGTCCATTCCTTTGTGCCAAAACCTTTTACCCCGTTGCAGTGGGCCCCTTTTGAAGGTGTAGGGGGGTTAAGGGGAAAGGCGAAATGGCTCCAACAGGCTTTGGGGAAGGTGGCCAATGTACGTGTTCATTTTGATATGCCCAAATGGGCTTACGTCCAAGCGCTCCTGAGTCGAGGAGATCGAAGAGTGGGCGATCTATTGGAAAAGGTGGTGGTGAAAAACATCAGTTGGAGCCAGGTGGCAAGAGAGTCGGTGCTCAATCCTGATTTTTGGGTTATGCGGGAAAGGGAGCTGGATGAACGATTTCCGTGGGAGATTGTGGATCATGGAATCAGGCGATCCTTTTTACGTTCCCAATACGAAAAGGCTTTGCAGGCCCATCCCTCGGAACCGTGCGCTCAAGAGCCAAGCTGTCGAAGCTGCGGCGTATGCGGAAGCATCTCCGCCAAGGCGTGA
- the ftsZ gene encoding cell division protein FtsZ encodes MESKQVNGAKIKVLGIGGGGGNAVNNMIDAGMEGVEFIAANTDFQVLERNKAPVRIQLGTNLTKGLGAGGDPEKGAKATEEDLDKVREALEGSDMVFITAGLGGGTGTGGAPIIAKVCKELGALTVAVVTKPFSFEGKVRQRNAEQGLKALGEVVDTLISIPNNRLSSLADRRATLLEMFRKADDVLLHAVKGISDLIMNPGLINVDFADVKTVMSEMGLAMMGTGVAKGENRAAQAAQMAISSPLLEDISIHGARAALINICAGPDLAMYEFEEASTIIYNEVDSEAQIILGTTIDETMGDELRVTVIATGIGQPKQQAKRDVSRISKLRPELATEPIVRPMPEPTILPVAASAPIRDDLILEERPKKRSFFKRLTGGAVDEEDWNIPTFIRKQAD; translated from the coding sequence ATGGAGAGCAAACAGGTGAATGGAGCAAAGATCAAGGTTCTGGGTATCGGGGGTGGGGGTGGCAATGCCGTCAACAACATGATCGATGCCGGCATGGAAGGTGTTGAGTTCATTGCGGCAAACACGGACTTTCAGGTTTTGGAAAGGAATAAGGCTCCAGTACGCATTCAGCTGGGCACCAACCTGACCAAAGGTTTGGGCGCGGGGGGAGACCCGGAAAAAGGAGCCAAGGCCACCGAAGAAGATTTGGACAAGGTTCGAGAAGCCCTTGAGGGCAGTGATATGGTGTTCATCACAGCGGGTCTCGGCGGAGGGACCGGAACCGGAGGTGCTCCTATCATTGCCAAGGTGTGCAAGGAATTAGGAGCCTTGACAGTGGCCGTCGTGACCAAACCCTTTAGTTTTGAAGGTAAAGTTCGACAACGAAATGCCGAACAAGGCCTGAAGGCTTTGGGAGAAGTGGTGGATACCCTGATCAGTATTCCCAACAACCGACTGAGCAGCCTGGCAGATCGCCGCGCCACGCTACTTGAAATGTTCCGAAAGGCCGATGATGTGTTGCTTCATGCCGTCAAGGGCATTTCAGACCTCATTATGAATCCCGGCTTGATCAATGTGGACTTTGCCGATGTCAAGACGGTCATGAGTGAGATGGGCCTGGCCATGATGGGCACCGGCGTGGCCAAAGGTGAAAACCGAGCTGCCCAGGCCGCTCAAATGGCCATTTCCAGCCCGCTTTTGGAAGACATTTCCATTCACGGAGCGCGAGCGGCTCTCATCAACATTTGTGCGGGTCCGGATCTGGCCATGTACGAGTTTGAAGAAGCTTCCACGATCATTTATAACGAAGTGGACAGTGAGGCTCAGATCATTCTGGGCACCACCATCGACGAAACCATGGGCGACGAGTTGCGGGTCACCGTGATCGCTACGGGGATTGGCCAACCCAAGCAACAGGCCAAGCGTGACGTGTCACGCATAAGCAAGTTAAGGCCGGAGCTGGCGACGGAGCCTATTGTGCGTCCAATGCCGGAGCCGACGATATTGCCTGTTGCCGCCTCGGCTCCTATTCGAGATGACTTGATCCTCGAGGAGCGTCCCAAGAAAAGAAGTTTCTTCAAGAGATTGACAGGAGGAGCGGTCGACGAGGAAGACTGGAACATTCCCACGTTCATTCGCAAACAAGCCGACTGA
- the ftsA gene encoding cell division protein FtsA, which produces MAKKDDLIVGLDLGTTKVCVVVGEMTPEGIDIVGVGTTPSVGMRGGVVVNIDQTVNAIRKAVSEAERMAGCQISSVYASVGGTHITSLNSHGVIAIKSREVTPTDVQRVLEAARAIAMPFDRRVLHVLPQQFIVDDQEGIQDPLGMSGVRLEAKVHIVTGVSSALQNIVKCCERAGLHVLDIVMESLASSESVLDPDEKHLGVALVDMGGGTTDVAVFREQAIRYSSVIGLGGNHITSDISVGLRTAIDEAEKIKRQYGCALIDRVDPQEVIAVGSVGGQKPRELARSILAEIIEARVEEILKVTELELIRSGYMEFLHAGVVLTGGVSLLPGIRDLAERVFDLPVRIGIPYRFGGLGDVVKNPVYATATGLLLYGRHHGPRPRVRSSDGSIWRRGIEFLKKIFKEF; this is translated from the coding sequence ATGGCGAAAAAAGATGACCTGATCGTCGGCTTGGATCTGGGCACCACGAAGGTGTGTGTCGTAGTCGGGGAAATGACACCCGAAGGGATCGATATTGTCGGCGTGGGAACAACCCCCTCGGTAGGCATGCGAGGCGGCGTGGTGGTGAATATCGACCAAACGGTCAACGCCATTCGCAAAGCTGTGAGCGAAGCGGAGAGAATGGCCGGATGCCAGATATCTTCAGTGTACGCCAGCGTCGGTGGCACGCATATTACAAGCCTCAACAGCCATGGCGTCATTGCTATTAAGAGCCGCGAGGTGACACCGACGGATGTGCAACGGGTTCTGGAAGCGGCCAGGGCCATTGCCATGCCCTTTGACCGTCGTGTTTTGCACGTGCTGCCTCAGCAGTTCATTGTGGACGATCAGGAAGGCATTCAAGACCCTTTGGGTATGTCCGGTGTGCGGCTGGAAGCCAAAGTGCATATCGTCACCGGGGTTTCCAGCGCCTTGCAAAACATTGTCAAGTGCTGTGAGAGGGCCGGATTGCATGTGCTCGACATCGTGATGGAATCCTTAGCCTCCAGCGAATCCGTTTTGGATCCCGATGAAAAACATCTGGGGGTGGCTCTTGTGGACATGGGAGGAGGTACCACCGACGTGGCGGTATTTCGAGAGCAGGCCATACGGTATTCCTCGGTGATCGGCCTGGGCGGTAACCATATCACATCGGATATTTCCGTGGGACTTCGAACGGCTATCGATGAAGCGGAAAAGATCAAGCGCCAATATGGCTGCGCTTTGATTGACCGCGTGGATCCTCAGGAGGTGATCGCCGTAGGGTCTGTCGGCGGCCAAAAACCTCGAGAACTGGCTCGATCCATCTTGGCGGAAATTATCGAAGCACGTGTGGAAGAAATCTTAAAGGTGACAGAGCTGGAACTCATTCGTTCCGGCTACATGGAATTTCTTCATGCAGGTGTGGTGCTCACGGGGGGAGTGTCCCTGTTGCCGGGGATTCGAGATTTAGCGGAGCGGGTTTTTGATCTTCCGGTGCGGATCGGCATTCCTTATCGGTTTGGCGGTTTAGGGGATGTGGTGAAAAACCCGGTCTATGCGACAGCGACAGGGCTATTGCTTTATGGACGACACCATGGCCCAAGGCCGCGTGTGAGGTCATCGGATGGTTCCATATGGCGCCGAGGCATTGAGTTTCTCAAAAAGATCTTTAAGGAATTTTAA
- a CDS encoding FtsQ-type POTRA domain-containing protein translates to MIRPKRNRYRKDPRRVGGPIHWLLVLLALGVMVGTAIGMSCLFSRAYAALLDAPLLSVESIEIRGAVKLDQKTVLNALGVPKGINLLRLQLDVLAQRLERLPWVKSAQVALEPNGRLLVIVDERKPLAVVMGASPLLMDEDGFLFLEVNPESHVELPYVTKVGDRRPVLGERVPKDFLEAFRELMKALGGASGLDPRFVSEILWDPLEGVSILANPKGTRIHLGDGDFAHKIQRMRLVFKEVERRMGTDGLGAIQSVDLSYPDRAYVRGFFQKPQGV, encoded by the coding sequence ATGATTCGTCCCAAAAGAAACAGATACCGAAAAGATCCGCGTCGAGTGGGAGGCCCGATCCATTGGCTTCTGGTCCTTTTGGCTTTGGGAGTCATGGTGGGGACCGCCATAGGCATGAGCTGCCTTTTTTCCCGAGCCTATGCAGCTCTTTTGGACGCGCCGCTTCTTTCGGTAGAAAGCATTGAAATACGTGGGGCGGTCAAACTGGATCAAAAAACCGTTCTCAATGCGCTCGGCGTGCCCAAGGGCATCAACCTGCTCAGGCTCCAACTGGATGTCTTGGCGCAGAGGCTGGAAAGACTTCCTTGGGTCAAATCGGCTCAAGTGGCCCTAGAGCCTAACGGCCGGCTGCTTGTCATTGTCGACGAGCGAAAACCTCTTGCGGTGGTCATGGGTGCGAGTCCCCTGCTCATGGACGAAGACGGCTTCCTTTTTCTCGAAGTTAACCCGGAATCTCACGTGGAACTGCCCTATGTCACCAAGGTGGGGGACAGAAGGCCGGTTCTGGGGGAGCGCGTTCCAAAAGACTTTCTTGAGGCCTTTCGGGAGCTCATGAAAGCTTTGGGAGGCGCTTCTGGCTTGGATCCGCGATTTGTGTCGGAAATCCTGTGGGATCCTTTGGAAGGTGTCTCGATCCTTGCCAATCCCAAAGGGACTCGAATCCATCTGGGGGACGGGGATTTTGCCCACAAGATCCAGCGCATGCGGTTGGTTTTTAAAGAAGTGGAACGCCGTATGGGCACCGACGGCCTTGGTGCCATACAGAGTGTGGATTTGTCTTATCCCGATCGAGCCTACGTTCGGGGGTTCTTTCAGAAACCGCAGGGAGTGTGA
- the murB gene encoding UDP-N-acetylmuramate dehydrogenase — translation MDWTHQLKNLGDDVEIQWNVPASTLNTFRVGGTVQCVVRPRTETSLKRVLQTLQAKGVPWIILGKGSNVLFPDGLWHRVVVLLDLCCAQFQWLPGDDRFGTVKAGAGMLLSRLLKQCVRYGWSGLEFLAGIPATVGGAVVMNAGTRAGSIGNVLQQVRLLDRDLQEQTLPRTALTMGYRNGGLPAGAVVLEADFQVTSATPHEVAQRIAEMLRHRRASQPRRWPSAGCVFKNPGNQSAGALIDQAGLKGFRVGDAEVSTVHANWIVNRGRATRSEVLQVIEAVRRGVRERFGVELELEVKVLE, via the coding sequence ATGGACTGGACGCATCAGCTGAAAAACCTGGGCGACGATGTGGAGATTCAATGGAATGTTCCGGCTTCCACACTTAACACGTTTCGTGTGGGCGGGACGGTTCAGTGTGTCGTGCGTCCGAGAACGGAGACATCCTTAAAAAGAGTGTTGCAAACGTTGCAGGCCAAAGGTGTGCCTTGGATCATTCTCGGAAAAGGCAGCAACGTTCTTTTTCCCGATGGCCTTTGGCATCGGGTGGTGGTTCTTCTCGACCTCTGTTGTGCTCAATTTCAATGGTTGCCTGGGGACGACCGCTTTGGGACCGTCAAGGCGGGTGCAGGAATGCTTCTCTCCCGGTTACTGAAACAATGTGTCCGTTATGGATGGAGCGGATTGGAATTCCTTGCAGGCATTCCGGCGACGGTCGGCGGTGCGGTGGTCATGAATGCGGGGACTCGAGCGGGTTCCATCGGAAACGTGCTGCAACAAGTGCGACTTCTTGACAGAGACCTTCAAGAACAGACGTTGCCCCGTACGGCTCTGACCATGGGATACCGAAACGGAGGACTGCCTGCTGGCGCCGTGGTCTTAGAAGCGGATTTTCAAGTGACGTCGGCGACGCCCCATGAGGTGGCCCAAAGAATAGCTGAAATGTTGCGACACCGACGTGCCAGTCAGCCGCGCCGATGGCCTTCCGCGGGTTGTGTTTTCAAGAATCCTGGGAACCAGTCGGCCGGAGCGCTTATCGATCAGGCGGGATTGAAGGGATTTCGTGTCGGGGATGCGGAAGTATCGACGGTGCATGCCAATTGGATCGTCAATCGAGGGCGAGCCACGCGCTCCGAGGTGCTTCAGGTCATTGAGGCTGTTCGCCGAGGCGTTCGAGAGCGTTTTGGTGTGGAGCTGGAACTGGAAGTGAAGGTTTTGGAATGA